A segment of the Leptospiraceae bacterium genome:
GAACGTGAATTTCCATTGATACGGATTTGATTTATAGTGGAATCCCAAAAAAAATAAATTCCATTCGTCATAATCACGGTTCCAACGAAAACTCATAATCCTCATCAAGAAGGACAAATATCGATCGTTATTTTCGAAGCGTTGGTATTCTATTAAAGAATAAAAATTTCCCCAAATCTTTTCGAAATAATCGTCAGGTAAGGGCCACAACGCCAAAACCCGCCAGCCAAAGGAAGTTTCTTCCCGCCAATAGCTCATGAATGGCCAAAGTTTCCAACTTATGGTTTCTACTTGTTCTTGTTGGTAGTAACGATAATGGTGATACCAGAACGGGAGGAAAAAACGATAATTTGATTGTATTAGAGCTGATTCCGTTTTCAAATTCCCCCAAAAGATAAAATAAAAATTCGTTTCTTTATAATAGGAAATATCCTTTACCCCAGATCGGTGATGAACGTAAAAAGGAAAAAATACCCACCTTCGAAGGTAAGGTCGATCAGAGCGGCTATATTGAAAGAGTATCCAAAGAAATTTAAAGTCAAAGGCATTTACGACTTTATCTTCTCCCCATGAAATCAAAGAAATCGGATACAAAATGCTATAGGCATACATATTTCCGTGTTGGGACCTCTTTTGAGCATAAAAAGGAAAAAACATAAAAAAAGATCTGGGTTCTTTTTTGTCTAAGCCGTCCCAACCCCATTGAAAAAAGGGCCAAAGCAAGGTCTTACGATTGTATTTACCTTCGTGAACTTTACTGGAATAAAATGGCAGGAATCGAAAATCTTTTCTTTTAAAGCCATCGCCCCCCCACATAGTAAGAGGCCATAAAATGGAATATCCACGGTAATTTCGATATTCCCAAGAAACATACAATGGGAAAAGCACATATCGGATTTCTTCCCAAGATACTTTGTCTTTTAAGATTCCAAAAAAAGGAAAAAAACTAAAAAACCTTTCCTTGGGATTATTCCCATAACCCCAGTAGAACAAAGGAGTTAAAACCAACTCTCCTTCTGTTTTTTCTATTTGGTCATACTTTTCATCTTTGTTAAGTAGATACAAAAAGGTCCATGTATTCCAATAATTGGTTCCATGGGAGTAATACAAAGGATACAAAAAAGAATAAAATCGATATGCCCTTTCATGATTCTGATAGCTTGAGTAGAAAGGATGTATTACAATCTCTTTTTGTTCTATGGATTGGCTTGAGTCATACAAAAAAAGGAATTCATAGTAATCAATGGGTCCTTCGGTTTTAACAGAAGTAGGATGCCTTCCTAAAAGGTCTTGATTCTCGGAAAATAAGAAGACAAAAAACAAAAGAAAAAATCTTAAAAAAAACATATAATATTTAGTGAGGGGGATGAAACCCCTCTAAGAATTAGGCTTATCAAGGGAAAGGCTTATTGTTTGGGAATCTTAATGACTTGACCTTGTTTTAATTTGCTCCAATCTATTTCGGGATTCAACTCTTCGAGTTTCTCACGGGTAGTTTTAAACTTATTAGCAATCTTGAGAAGTGTGTCCCCTCGTTGGATTGTGTATTCTTGGAAATTTGGTTTTACTTCTTGAGGTTCTTGCTTAGGTGTTGTTGGTTCTTGTTTTGGTTCTTGTGGTTGAGGAGTTGCAGGTTGTTGTGCTTGTTGGGTTTGTTGAGGTTCAATTTTCGCTTGTTCTTGCTTTGGAGTTTCTTTTTGACCACGAGTAAAAATCAAGATGCCAATTAAAATCAAAATCACCACTAAGACAGCAATTAGGATTTTGTTTTTGTTAGCCTCTTTGATTTCTTGGGTTTCTTTGGTTTCTTGTGCTGCTGGTATGACTTCTTGGTGGATTTCTTTTTGAGCTTGCGTAGAGGGTTCGTGTAAGGAAAGTTCTTTTCGTTGTTCTTCTAATTTTGTTTCAACTTCAGATGAGATTAATGATTCCTCTTTCTTTGTGGTTTTTTTTGCTTCTTTCTTTGCTGCTTTCTTTGTTTCTTTTTTTCCTGCTACTTCTTTCTTTGCTGTTTTCTTCGTTGTTTTCTTTGTTGCCATATAAACAAGATTTTTGATTCGATATCTATTTTCAACTCATTTTCAAAATTTGCCATTTTGATTGTTTTAATTTTTTAAATATTTTATCAATTTTCATTAAGTTTTATTAAAACTTCAAAACAAATAGGTTGTGCTGATGAAGATATCTTTCGATTAAATTTAGGTTGCTTATATCCTGAATCGAAATTAATTGGTAGGTATGAACAAAAAAATCTTCTTTATACTTGTGTCTCTTATCGCATTAGTCTTGAGTCTCTTCTTTATCAATCCTGATACAAGTCAGACCTTGCTTATCGTAGATGCTGATTATGTCGTTGATAACAAGGCTTCACTTTATAACAAAGAATTACGTATTCGTGGATTTGTAAAACCCGGAAGTATTTTACGTATGGGGAACAAAGCGGAATTCATCGTAACCCATAACAACAAAGAGGTCCTTGTTTACTTTAATGGAAAAACTCAAATTCCAGATACGTTTGGCGATGCTGCTCCTGTAAGAATTGATGGTCGATTACAACCCGATGGTCGATTTGTTGCCTACAAAATAGAAGCAAAATGTGCTTCTAAATACGAAGCTCCCTCCTATACAAGCACCCTTCCTCAAAATACAAAAAACCTGTGAAAACCAGTATAACCTATAAGAATAAGGAAAGTCAATTATGCTAAGCTGGAATGAATTAGGTTCCATCACAATTGTAGTCATTGGTATTTTGGTATTGTTTTCTTTTTTGATGGGATTATTGAGCCTCCCCACAAAATTAAAATTCCAACTCCTTCGATCTCTTATCTTAGAACTGTTATTTCGTAAAAACAAACTCAAGGTCATTCGTTTTTATCGAAGGATCGTAGAAGTTTGGGAATATCTGTCATTAAAAACCTTTGAATTTCTCAAGATCAACAAAAACCAAGCCTTAGAATTAGCAAAACAAGGTCTCATTGTCAATTTCTTCGTCACACTGATAGCGGCTACTATCCTATGGATACAATTAATAATTAGTGATTATTCGAGTAAGTATGTCGTAAGTTATTCTTCGGATGGTTTATCTCTTTTTTATCGGCTTACTGCGATTTGGGCGGGTCCTAGTGGTTCTCTTTTGTTTTGGTATCTGATTTTGAGCTTTTTTTCTTTTTATGTTTTGTATAAAGATCGATTCCAACTTCAAAATCGAATTCCCATTGTGATTTTGATTCTTAGTTCTATTCATCTGCTCTTTATTTCGTTGATTTTGTATTTTGAGGATGGTCAACCTTTCCTTGAATACTACGCTCCCATGAAGGCAGGAAAGGGCATGAATCCTCTTCTCCTTCATTGGGCGATGATTATCCACCCCCCGATTTTGTATATTGGTTATGTTAGCTATGCTATTCCGTTTGCGTTATATATCAGCTCTGTGATTTCGGGAAATGTTCGTCAGGATTTACTTTCGCTTTTTCGAAGGTGGGGTTTGTTTTCTTGGTTTTTTTTGGGTTTTGGGATTTTGTTGGGAAGTCTTTGGGCATATGAAGAACTTGGATGGGGCGGTTATTGGGCGTGGGATCCCGTTGAAAATGCGAGTTTGATGCCATTTCTTTTCGGAACTGCGTTTTTACACTCCTTGGCGGTTTTGGAACAACGAAAAATGTTTCATTTTTGGAGTTTGCTTTTGATTGTTCTTACGTATCACTTTTGCCTTTTGGGGACCTGGATCACACGTAGTGGTGTGATTGAAGGACCTCATTCCTTTGCTAAATCCGACATCGGAATCCCGTTGATTATTTATATTATCATTAGCTTTTTGTATTTTGTTCGTTTTCTTTACTTCAAAAGACATCTTTTGGTGTCAAAAGAACACATCCAAAATATAACATCAAAAGAAGGGAGCTTCTTACTCAATAACTATCTAATGGTGATTTCTGTTGTGATTATTTTGATAGGAGTGTTTTCTCCTTTGATTCCTTATCATTGTTCTTTTAATGATGGATTTCAATGCTTTAAGGTTGAATGGAAACCCACTACTTTCAATAAAGTAATGGTTCCTATTGGGATTCTAATGCTACTAATCATGGGTCTTTCTCCATTACAATCATGGCGTAAACCCATAAGCCATATTTACGAAAAATCCATCAAAAAACCTCTATGGATAGGTTTGATTGGAACTCTTTTGTATGCTTTTGTTTATTTCTTTTATCTTCGTCCTTTTGTGAAGCTTGAGAATAGTCCATGGGGACCTCAGATCGTTGCTGATATTTTCTCTATCTTGACGGTGGGAATTGGAATTTTTGTGATTGCAGGTATCGTTCAAGAGTATCAAAGGGCTATACGAGTTCGAAGAATCCGAATGAAGGAATCCCTTTTCCAATCCTTTATCCAAATTCTTCGAAGGAATCAACGAAGGTATGGGGGATATTTGGTTCACCTTTCGATTGTGATCTTATTTATTGGTTTTTCGGGTGGTTCCTTCAAAACCGAGTATCAGGTTCAATTCCATTATACTTTGATGCCACCTCAAAGTGAAAACTCGCCTTATATTTATTACTACAGTGGGGATAAGGTGTACATTCAAGGATATACGATTGAAGCAAGAGAACTTTTCATTCGTCCTTTTTTTGAACCAAATGCTGATCCCAATAATCCCATTTATTTGACTATATCACAAGAATCCCACTATCGAGTCAATCCCACACAGCATTTGCCAGTGATTACAGCAAGCCAAGTTGATCCTTACCAATTTGCCAATGAACCAACACCATTCTTAGAAAAAATCGAAAACCTTGCTTTTGGCATAATTAGCGATCAACGTATGATCACGGAACGAAGGTTTTACCCTCAAATTCATCCCTATACAGGAGATTTAATTAGGACTCCGATCGGTTTTGGAGAAAGATTGGTAACAAGCGAACCAGAAATCATTTCCAGTTGGACAGAAGACATTTACATACAAGTTGGAGCCATCTTTGATCCCCATCGCAACAAAACCCCTGACATTGCCAGTATGTTTGAGTTTTATTACTATGATTTGAAAAGAAGCCCAGAAGCTTACTATATGCTTTTCCCAAAAAACATTGTTGTGGATGTGCAAATTTGGATCAATCCTTTCATGAAGTTGCTATGGTTGGGAACGTTTTTGTTTTTCATCGCAGGTTTGATTGTTTTTCTACCCCAAGTCGAGATAAAAAAGTAAACCAACACTTTGATCTCAGATGGAATTTATTAAAGTTCTCATTCTGATTTTTTTGTTTTTAGCGGTAGTTTCTCTTTTTTTCCTTTGGTGTCAAAGAACTCAGAAAAAACAAACAACACACCACGAGGTAAAGTATGAAAAGAATTTTATTGATTTTTCTAACTAACTTTTCTTTGTCTGCGCAGTTTTTGATTCAAGCGGAAATTTGGAATGGCACTACATCCACCCCCGCAAAGGCTGATAAAATCGAAATCTTTGAGTTAACAGAAGAAGGCATCCAACTACGAAAAACAATCGAAGAACCCACATCGTATTTTGAATATCCGGTTTCAACTATCAATCCCTACATTATCCGAGCTCATTATCGAGATGAATTTTATGGCGAGATGATTTCCAATCAAGAGTTCCAACAAAAGAACATTAGAAAAAAAGTCTTTGTTTACGAAACAACGAAAGATCTTCAAGGATTGGATTTTCATTCAGGGTATCAAATCACAAAGTTTGACAAAAATTTAGAAATCCAAATGATTTACGTCATCAAAAATCAAACAAACCCTCCAAAAAGTATACTACCAAGCGAAGTGGAATTTTACTTACCAAAAAATGCAAATATCCTTATAGCTACCATTTCTTACGAAAAGACAAAGATACCTCAGAGAGTTGAAGTTCAAAAAAAAGAAGAAAGTTTTGTCATCAATAGAGCTTTTAAGCCAGGAAATTCGGAATTAGTGGTGCAAGTAGAAATCCCGGAATTTCATTTTGAACATCAAATTGATCCCATCCAAAATAAAATCAAAAAAGAAAATCAGCGGATTTTTCGTGTCATCATGTGGCGTCCCGAGGAACTCCAACCCAAAGTCGAAGGTGGCACCTTGGAAGAAAAACAAATCCCGAACTTGGGGAAAGCTTTTTTTATTTATTATGATCAATCGGTTGTGAAAATGGATTTTTCTCAAGGTCCAGTGATTTTTAAAGATCCATTGAAAGCTTATAAAAATCCCATTTTTGATAAACCTTGGAAAACCACGTTCGCTTTGATTTTAGGAACCCTTTTGATTTTTTTACTCATTCCTATTTTTGCGGGGCTTCAAATTCGAGTATCAAAACATGCTTAAACTACAAAACTTTTCTCGATACTACGGAAGCAGACAAGTTCTATTTAATCTCCACTTAGAACTCCAATCCAATGAAATTTTATGTGTCCTAGGACCAAATGGAGCGGGAAAGACCACCTTGCTTGAAGGAATTCTTTCTCATCATCGCATGGGAGAATCCAAAATCTTTTTCGAAGGAAAAGAAATCCGAACCCTATCAGAGCATTATGAATTTTTACAACACGTTTCTTACTTAGGGCATGAACCTGGACTTTTTTTGGATTTCAATTTGCTGGAAAATTTACAGTATTTTCTTTCTTTGTATCAACCTAAAAAGAAAGATGTTTTGGATTGGAATCAAATTGAGTTTTATCTAAAAGAAATCCAACTTTATTCTCGTAGGTTTGAGGAGGTTCGTAATTATTCACGGGGTATGAGGCAACGGGCAGGATTGATCCGATGTCTTATTACCAATCCTAAGATTCTACTGTTGGATGAACCTCTCACAGGAATGGATTTTCAGGGACAGAAATTTTTATTGGAGTTTTTAAAAGACTTTAAGAAAAGAGGCTCTGTCATCGTTGTAACTCATGACGATGAGGCTTTTGAAGAAGTAGCCGATCGTTTTATCGCCCTCAAGAAAGGAAGGATCATTGCAGATATCCCGAGAAAAAAATACACGACCTCCGCAAAAGAAAAACTCCAAGAACTTTTAGCTTCTTAGTTTTCTAAAAAAAGCCACTAGTTCCAAGTGGGGCGTTCTGGGAAAGAAATCAAAGATTGCTAACGAAATGGGCTCATAGTGATTTGCCATTAAAACCTTAACATCCCTTTCAAACGTTGCAGGATTACATGATGAATACAAAATAGGAATGGATGCAGAACCTAAGGATTTTAATAGTTTTTTCCCTATTCCATTTCGAGGAGGATTGACAATTACGACGTTGAAATCATTTGGAATCGAAATAGGTTTTTGATACAAATCTACTTGAAAAAATTTATGTTTTTTCTTTAATTTTTCGAAATTTCGACGGGCATATGCCAACGAAATGGGGTTGGATTCGTAGCCTTCTACATAGGAAACCTCATCATTGAAAGAACCACTAATAAGGCCTGTTCCACAAAATAAATCCATCACCCGTAAATCTTTTTTACTGATATGATTTTGGATTTGGTTTTGAATCCAATCCAGCCAGCTTCGAATCAAAAAACGGTTGGTTTGTAAAAAACAATCCGTAGATAACTTCCAATTTTTCTTGGGTAGTCTAATTTCGAATTCTTGATTCACATACACCTGATCGTGGATGAAAAACAATTTTTGTTCTTTTTGATGGGAGTAGGGAAGGTGGGTTTTGATAAACTCATTGAGCTCTCGGGGGAGATTTCGGCAACCTTCTTCTGGCAAACCCACAATTTCATTCGAAAGGATTTGAAAAAATCCTTTTTTTTGATTTCGAAAATGGATTTTAGCTTGGTTTCGATATTGGTAAAATGGAGAAAAAAACAACTCCCACGCAACTGAATCCAAAATCCTTTTTATTGTAGGGAATTCTTTGAGTAATTCTATTTTAATATTTATTTCATCCTGATAACTTATATTTCGAAAACTACAACCACCACAGATGGGGAAAACACTGCAATCATTTTCAATTCGGCTGGGATTGGCAAACAAAACCTCCTCAACGAAACCAAAACCAATATGCTTATTTTCTTTGATGATACGAAATCGAATTTCCTCTTGGGGTAGAGCTCCATGAATAAAAAAAGGCTTATCGTTGTAATATGTCAAAACATAGCCGTTTTGAACCCATTTTAGGGTTCTACTCCTTTTGGTCATTTTTAAAGAGCGTGTCTTCAGAAACTTCTTCTATTTTCGCTTCATTATTCTCGGACTTTGTGAGTTTGTAGATTCTTCCTTTTGCTTGTTCCAAGTAGTTTTTACAATAATCCCTTAGTTTTACTCCTTCTTCATAAAGACTTAACATTTCATCTAAAGGTAAATCTTCTTTTTCGAGTTTTTCTACGATTTCTTCTAGCCTTTTTAATGCTGTTTCGAAATCATGATATTCCATAATTCAAACTCTAAATCATTTTCGAATGATAAATTCTTGTTAACTCAATGAAATGGGAACTCATGGTTTGATTTCTTCTAGCAAAAATTTTTTCGTGATCCTTCAAGAAACGTTCGAGTTCATACCGATGTCCTCGTATTCCCCAAGAAAAGGGTGGAAGGTAGGGAGGTGGGCTACCTCCAAAAACATTGCTACCAATATCAAGGATGGTGCCCGTATTGAGCATAGTTCCAATCGAAGTTTTGACACAATCGCCAATGATGGAGCCAAATTTCAAACGGTTTGTGTTAAAAAGAATTGGGGTGTCCCTCAAATCAGGTAAACGGGATTGAGGAACATATAACTTCACTTCTCCATAGTTATTTTTTAAGTCTGATGTAGTAGTAAGAGCTCCCAAATTTACCCAATCTCCAATGATACTATGACCTACAAATCCTTCGTGATGTTTATTCGAAAAATTTCCAAAGATGCTGTTTTCAATCTCTCCACCAACTCTACAGGAAGTTCCCAGAATCACTCCACCCGTGATCCTGGCATTGTCAATATGGCAACCCTCAGCTGCATAGAAAGGACCTTCAATGTAAGTAAAGGCTGTGATTTTTGTGTCTTTCTCAATCACAATCGGACCTTTACGTGCATCCAACACCACCCCGAAAGTCGCCTCAACAGAAGGATGTATCCAAACATCGGAGGGATTCCCAATGATTTGAATATAACTATGGGAAGATACGTAATTTTCTCGCTTCAAAAAACGAAGATCTTCTTGTAGGTTTTTCAAAACAGAATCCAGAGAACGAAAAATATCAAAGTCTTGAGAAGAATAAATCTCTACACCTTCAAAGATTTCTTTTAAATAATGATAGATTTCGCGGATATTCCCTTTCCGTTTGATTTCGTTGGAGATTTCTGGATAGGCTTCTCGAAAAGAACGCCATTGGTTTTTTCTACTGAAAATTTTTTCTAATACAGGTTCAGGATGAAAGTAAAGGACGTTTTCAATCCCTTTGACTTTTTTGAGTCTTTCAATAGGAGAAAATACCCCATTTCGTATTTCAAAAATACTTTTGTATCTTGCAATAATCCTACAAAATGGGGTATCAAAATCAATTAGTAAAATTTGATTTTTTTCCATCAGACTCTAAATAAAAGATCCGTATAATCAGGCATTGGCCAGTAGTTTTTATCGACCATTAATTCTAATTCGTCTACTATTTCTCGAAGTTCTTTCATGGCTTTGTTGAGAATCGCATCACGCATATAGCAAGCATGTTCGTAGGTGTCTTTGAATTCTTGGTTTTCTCCTTCGATGGCTTTTTCTAATTGTTGGATTTTTTCATCTAAGATTTTGAATTTTTGATTGAGGTTGCGTAGTAATTTTCTTTGGATTGGAGCTTCCTCTTGGATCTTTTCAATTCTTATGATGGTATCAGCAATTTCTTTGATATAACGATTCACAGCAGGTTGAATCATTTGCCTTGCCATTGTGAGCATTGTATTAGCTTCTATCCGAATAGTTTTGATATAATTTTCTAATACAATTTCATATCGAGATTCCAATTCTCTCTTGTTGAAAACTTTTAATTTTTCATACATTCGAACATTTTTTTCTGCGATAATTGCTTTTGCCGCATCTACGGTATTTGTGATGTTCGGAAGTCCACGTCGTTTTGCTTCTTCCACCCATTCTTGAGAATAGTTATTTCCGTTGAAGATTATGCGTTTATGTTTTTTGTAGATATCAGCTACAATATCCAAGATGATTTCTTCTAAGGATTTGTTATTTTTTTGCAATTCTGCTTCTAATCGATCGGCTATCTGAGATAGGGTTTCTGCGACAATACTATTGAGAGTGAAGTTTGCCGCTGCTATGGATGCCGTAGAAGGAACCATACGAAATTCAAACTTGTTTCCTGTAAAAGCAAAAGGAGATGTTCGATTTCGGTCTGTATTATCTTTGGGTAGGTGTAATAATTGAGAAATTCCAATGTCTAAGTTAGAAGTTCCATATTGGATTTTATCCATTTCTCGCTTTTCGATTTTTTCTAGGATTGAAGTTAGCATATCTCCCAGATAGATGGAAATGATAGCTGGAGGTGCTTCATTAGCTCCTAAGCGAAAATCGTTTCCAGGAGTTGCAGCTGAAACCCGTAATAAATCTGCATAATCATCGATAGCCTTAATCACGGCAACCAAGAAAATTAAAAACTGATGATTTTCATGAGGAGTGGTGCCTGGATCTAAAAGATTGATTCCATCATCGGTTTGGATGGACCAGTTGTTGTGTTTTCCAGAACCATTCACGTAAAGAAAGGGTTTTTCGTGAAGTAGGCATACCAGTCCGTGTCGGTTAGCAACTTTCTTGAGGGTCTCCATTATGATCTGGTTATGATCGACAGCGATGTTAGCATTTTCGAAATTAGGGGCAATTTCGTGTTGTGCAGGTGCTACTTCGTTATGTCGGGTTTTTGCAGAAACCCCCATTTTCCATAGTTCATTATCCAACTCCTGCATGAATTCTGAAATTCTTTCTTTGATGCTTCCAAAATAGTGATCTTCCATTTCTTGACCTTTAGGAGGACGAGCTCCAAAGAGGGTTCTTCCAGTAATGATTAGGTCTAAACGTTTCTCGAAGTATTTTCTATCGATCAAGAAGTATTCTTGTTCAGGTCCTACTGTCGAATAAGCCCTTTTGCTTGTTGTGTTTCCCAATAGACGAAGCACTCGAATCACTTGATTGGATAACACCTCCATACTTCGTAGAAGAGGAGTTTTTTTATCCAAAGCATCACCGTTGTAAGAAATAAATGCCGTAGGAATACAAAGAACCTTTGTTCCACTGCTTTCTTTGATGAAGGCTGGAGAAGTAATGTCCCATATTGTGTATCCTCGTGCTTCAAAAGTGCTTCTTAATCCTCCCGAGGGGAATGATGATGCATCAGGTTCACCTTTAATCAGTTGCTTTCCTGACAATTTTGTAATAGCAATTCCTGTTTGGATGGGGTGTAAAAAAGAATCGTGTTTTTCTGCGGTAAAACCTGTCATAGGTTGAAACCAATGAGTAAAGTGGGTAGCTCCTCTTTTGATAGCCCATTTTTTCATGGCTTCAGCAATTACATTTGCGTGTTCTAATGACAAAGGTTCACCATTTTCGATAGCTTTTAAGTAAGCTTTAAAAGTTTCTTTCGGAAGGTATTTTTTCATTTTTTTGATGTGGAAAACGTTTGAACCAAAATACTTTTCTATCTGATTTTTTCCTATCTGCGTTTTTGATCTGGTCTTCATAAGATAATGTTTTTTTTTAATTTTTGTTTTTCAATCTTTTTCGATGAAGTTTATTCGACTGTTACGGATTTTGCCAGGTTTCTTGGTTGGTCCGGTTCGCAGTTTCGTTCAATTGCCATATAATAAGCAAATAATTGAAGGGGTATGATAGACAAAATTGGGGTGAGGATTTCTAAAGTATCAGGGATTTCGAAATAGTCATCAACAATATGAGGGATTTGAGTATCTCCTTCCGTGATAATGGCTAAGACTATTCCTTTTCTTGCTTTCACTTCTTGGATGTTGGAAACCATTTTATCGTATACAGAAGACTTGGGAGCTATGCAAATCACGGGGACGGTTTCATCAATTAAGGCTATGGGACCATGCTTAAACTCTCCTCCGGCATAGCCTGAAGCATGAACGTAAGAAATT
Coding sequences within it:
- a CDS encoding LysM peptidoglycan-binding domain-containing protein, yielding MATKKTTKKTAKKEVAGKKETKKAAKKEAKKTTKKEESLISSEVETKLEEQRKELSLHEPSTQAQKEIHQEVIPAAQETKETQEIKEANKNKILIAVLVVILILIGILIFTRGQKETPKQEQAKIEPQQTQQAQQPATPQPQEPKQEPTTPKQEPQEVKPNFQEYTIQRGDTLLKIANKFKTTREKLEELNPEIDWSKLKQGQVIKIPKQ
- a CDS encoding cytochrome c maturation protein CcmE; translation: MNKKIFFILVSLIALVLSLFFINPDTSQTLLIVDADYVVDNKASLYNKELRIRGFVKPGSILRMGNKAEFIVTHNNKEVLVYFNGKTQIPDTFGDAAPVRIDGRLQPDGRFVAYKIEAKCASKYEAPSYTSTLPQNTKNL
- the ccsA gene encoding cytochrome c biogenesis protein CcsA, which gives rise to MLSWNELGSITIVVIGILVLFSFLMGLLSLPTKLKFQLLRSLILELLFRKNKLKVIRFYRRIVEVWEYLSLKTFEFLKINKNQALELAKQGLIVNFFVTLIAATILWIQLIISDYSSKYVVSYSSDGLSLFYRLTAIWAGPSGSLLFWYLILSFFSFYVLYKDRFQLQNRIPIVILILSSIHLLFISLILYFEDGQPFLEYYAPMKAGKGMNPLLLHWAMIIHPPILYIGYVSYAIPFALYISSVISGNVRQDLLSLFRRWGLFSWFFLGFGILLGSLWAYEELGWGGYWAWDPVENASLMPFLFGTAFLHSLAVLEQRKMFHFWSLLLIVLTYHFCLLGTWITRSGVIEGPHSFAKSDIGIPLIIYIIISFLYFVRFLYFKRHLLVSKEHIQNITSKEGSFLLNNYLMVISVVIILIGVFSPLIPYHCSFNDGFQCFKVEWKPTTFNKVMVPIGILMLLIMGLSPLQSWRKPISHIYEKSIKKPLWIGLIGTLLYAFVYFFYLRPFVKLENSPWGPQIVADIFSILTVGIGIFVIAGIVQEYQRAIRVRRIRMKESLFQSFIQILRRNQRRYGGYLVHLSIVILFIGFSGGSFKTEYQVQFHYTLMPPQSENSPYIYYYSGDKVYIQGYTIEARELFIRPFFEPNADPNNPIYLTISQESHYRVNPTQHLPVITASQVDPYQFANEPTPFLEKIENLAFGIISDQRMITERRFYPQIHPYTGDLIRTPIGFGERLVTSEPEIISSWTEDIYIQVGAIFDPHRNKTPDIASMFEFYYYDLKRSPEAYYMLFPKNIVVDVQIWINPFMKLLWLGTFLFFIAGLIVFLPQVEIKK
- a CDS encoding ABC transporter ATP-binding protein, with the translated sequence MLKLQNFSRYYGSRQVLFNLHLELQSNEILCVLGPNGAGKTTLLEGILSHHRMGESKIFFEGKEIRTLSEHYEFLQHVSYLGHEPGLFLDFNLLENLQYFLSLYQPKKKDVLDWNQIEFYLKEIQLYSRRFEEVRNYSRGMRQRAGLIRCLITNPKILLLDEPLTGMDFQGQKFLLEFLKDFKKRGSVIVVTHDDEAFEEVADRFIALKKGRIIADIPRKKYTTSAKEKLQELLAS
- a CDS encoding methyltransferase, with the translated sequence MTKRSRTLKWVQNGYVLTYYNDKPFFIHGALPQEEIRFRIIKENKHIGFGFVEEVLFANPSRIENDCSVFPICGGCSFRNISYQDEINIKIELLKEFPTIKRILDSVAWELFFSPFYQYRNQAKIHFRNQKKGFFQILSNEIVGLPEEGCRNLPRELNEFIKTHLPYSHQKEQKLFFIHDQVYVNQEFEIRLPKKNWKLSTDCFLQTNRFLIRSWLDWIQNQIQNHISKKDLRVMDLFCGTGLISGSFNDEVSYVEGYESNPISLAYARRNFEKLKKKHKFFQVDLYQKPISIPNDFNVVIVNPPRNGIGKKLLKSLGSASIPILYSSCNPATFERDVKVLMANHYEPISLAIFDFFPRTPHLELVAFFRKLRS
- the xseB gene encoding exodeoxyribonuclease VII small subunit, with the translated sequence MEYHDFETALKRLEEIVEKLEKEDLPLDEMLSLYEEGVKLRDYCKNYLEQAKGRIYKLTKSENNEAKIEEVSEDTLFKNDQKE
- a CDS encoding glucose-1-phosphate thymidylyltransferase — translated: MEKNQILLIDFDTPFCRIIARYKSIFEIRNGVFSPIERLKKVKGIENVLYFHPEPVLEKIFSRKNQWRSFREAYPEISNEIKRKGNIREIYHYLKEIFEGVEIYSSQDFDIFRSLDSVLKNLQEDLRFLKRENYVSSHSYIQIIGNPSDVWIHPSVEATFGVVLDARKGPIVIEKDTKITAFTYIEGPFYAAEGCHIDNARITGGVILGTSCRVGGEIENSIFGNFSNKHHEGFVGHSIIGDWVNLGALTTTSDLKNNYGEVKLYVPQSRLPDLRDTPILFNTNRLKFGSIIGDCVKTSIGTMLNTGTILDIGSNVFGGSPPPYLPPFSWGIRGHRYELERFLKDHEKIFARRNQTMSSHFIELTRIYHSKMI
- a CDS encoding glutamine synthetase III — translated: MKTRSKTQIGKNQIEKYFGSNVFHIKKMKKYLPKETFKAYLKAIENGEPLSLEHANVIAEAMKKWAIKRGATHFTHWFQPMTGFTAEKHDSFLHPIQTGIAITKLSGKQLIKGEPDASSFPSGGLRSTFEARGYTIWDITSPAFIKESSGTKVLCIPTAFISYNGDALDKKTPLLRSMEVLSNQVIRVLRLLGNTTSKRAYSTVGPEQEYFLIDRKYFEKRLDLIITGRTLFGARPPKGQEMEDHYFGSIKERISEFMQELDNELWKMGVSAKTRHNEVAPAQHEIAPNFENANIAVDHNQIIMETLKKVANRHGLVCLLHEKPFLYVNGSGKHNNWSIQTDDGINLLDPGTTPHENHQFLIFLVAVIKAIDDYADLLRVSAATPGNDFRLGANEAPPAIISIYLGDMLTSILEKIEKREMDKIQYGTSNLDIGISQLLHLPKDNTDRNRTSPFAFTGNKFEFRMVPSTASIAAANFTLNSIVAETLSQIADRLEAELQKNNKSLEEIILDIVADIYKKHKRIIFNGNNYSQEWVEEAKRRGLPNITNTVDAAKAIIAEKNVRMYEKLKVFNKRELESRYEIVLENYIKTIRIEANTMLTMARQMIQPAVNRYIKEIADTIIRIEKIQEEAPIQRKLLRNLNQKFKILDEKIQQLEKAIEGENQEFKDTYEHACYMRDAILNKAMKELREIVDELELMVDKNYWPMPDYTDLLFRV